One window of Polynucleobacter sp. HIN5 genomic DNA carries:
- a CDS encoding magnesium chelatase subunit H → MAVQSKSKKEAVPIRLVLVTMDTHLNSAARRAQFQLQRVIPGLSLQIHAASEFTGNPELIEKAVHDIAHGDIVLATMLFMEDHYLPVFEALKARRDDCDALVCAMSAGDVVKLTKIGKLDMSKPASGPMAILKKLRPKPKTEGEKQTSSGAKQMKVLRLIPQILKWIPGTAQDVRVYFLTLQYWLGGSEENLFNLFSYLINRYASGPREVLRGLAKPTDPVEYPDLGVYHPRMKNRLSEKLSDLPKVISDNKRRGRVGLLLLRSYLVSGNSGHYDPVIAALEAHGLQVVPAFAAGLDARPAIDTYFMKNNQVTVDAVISLTGFSLVGGPAYNDAKAAEEVLATLDVPYIAAHPVEFQTLTQWGGSDRGLMPVESTIMVAIPELDGATQPMVYGGRPGAAGTTCTGCHQRCTFTEDHNPQDMFTCVERTAMLAARTAKLVDLRNSDKANRKVGLVIFNFPPNAGHTGTAAYLNVFESLHQTMLGLKADGYTLTVPETPEALRKEIIEGNAQQYGAEANVHTIISADDHVKRERWLGEIEAQWGPAPGKQWSNGSGIFILGKQYGNVLVTVQPGFGFEGDPMRLLFEKGFAPTHAFSAFYRYLREDFAANAVLHFGTHGALEFMPGKQAGMSGSCWPDRLISDLPNFYLYASNNPSEGALAKRRAGATLISYLTPPVTQAGIYAGLADLKTSIERWRGLSPEQRGEEEDHDLAALIQAQAAQMDLCQAEPLWDVQNADFTQQHITKLYEQILELEYTLIPHGMHVVGSTPSESERVDLLSAMAIGSFSQTLPNSAITQLVQGKPIQTIVNKNKDLQELAREEAIAILEKLQHWDQQIQEETEIPSILKALDGRFIRPAPGGDVMRNPEVLPSGRNLHGFDPFRIPSAFAVKDGAKQAQKILQRHIDDAQALPESIALVLWGSDNLKSEGGQIGQALALLGALPRFDGYGRLAGATLIPLAELGRPRIDVVITLSGIFRDLMPLQIKLLAEAAYLAAAADEPIEQNFVRKHALAYMQEHGCDLETASLRVYGNADGTYGANVNHLVEHSVWEEDDELAETYMRRKGFAYGKSGKPVCNNALLKSVLADVSMSYQNLESMELGVTTIDNYFDTLGGITKAVKRAKGGEEIPVYIGDQTQGEGVVRTLSEQVSLETRTRMLNPKWFEGMLKHGYEGVRQIEVHITNTMGWSATTGQVQPWVYKQLTQTFILDPKMRERLAQLNPTASARMANRLMEASNRNYWQPDDEMRAAMKQASEELEDRLEGVFENPAMQRAG, encoded by the coding sequence ATGGCCGTTCAATCCAAGTCCAAGAAGGAAGCCGTTCCCATTCGTTTGGTATTGGTGACCATGGACACGCACTTAAATAGTGCGGCACGACGCGCCCAATTTCAGCTTCAACGAGTCATTCCAGGTCTGTCATTACAGATTCATGCCGCTAGTGAATTTACCGGCAATCCTGAGTTAATTGAGAAGGCAGTGCACGACATTGCCCATGGCGATATTGTGCTCGCCACCATGTTATTCATGGAAGATCACTACCTTCCAGTGTTTGAAGCTTTAAAAGCGAGGCGCGACGATTGCGATGCGCTGGTCTGCGCTATGTCAGCTGGGGATGTGGTGAAGCTCACCAAGATTGGTAAGCTTGATATGAGTAAGCCCGCCAGTGGGCCGATGGCAATCCTCAAGAAACTGCGCCCCAAACCCAAGACCGAGGGCGAGAAGCAAACCAGTTCGGGCGCCAAACAAATGAAGGTATTGCGACTCATTCCGCAAATCCTCAAATGGATTCCGGGGACGGCACAAGACGTGCGGGTGTATTTTTTAACCCTGCAGTATTGGTTGGGTGGTTCGGAAGAAAACTTATTCAATCTCTTTAGTTACCTCATCAACCGTTACGCCTCCGGTCCGCGGGAAGTCCTGCGTGGTTTGGCAAAGCCCACCGATCCCGTGGAGTATCCCGATCTGGGTGTCTATCACCCGCGCATGAAAAATCGTCTGAGTGAAAAACTCTCTGACCTTCCTAAAGTAATCTCCGATAACAAACGTCGTGGTCGGGTTGGTCTTTTATTACTGCGCTCCTATTTAGTTTCTGGCAACAGTGGTCACTACGATCCCGTGATTGCTGCATTAGAAGCCCATGGCTTGCAAGTGGTGCCCGCTTTTGCTGCGGGTCTTGATGCGCGCCCTGCCATTGATACCTATTTCATGAAAAACAATCAGGTGACGGTCGATGCGGTGATCTCACTGACCGGCTTCTCCTTAGTTGGTGGCCCAGCGTACAACGATGCCAAAGCAGCTGAGGAAGTGCTTGCTACGCTTGATGTGCCTTACATCGCAGCCCACCCCGTGGAGTTCCAAACACTTACCCAATGGGGCGGCTCCGATCGTGGTTTGATGCCAGTCGAGAGCACCATCATGGTGGCGATTCCAGAGTTGGATGGTGCAACCCAGCCGATGGTGTATGGCGGTCGACCTGGTGCGGCAGGCACGACCTGCACGGGTTGCCATCAACGCTGCACCTTTACCGAAGACCATAACCCGCAAGACATGTTCACCTGTGTTGAGCGCACTGCGATGTTAGCTGCACGTACTGCCAAGCTGGTGGATCTGCGCAACTCGGACAAAGCCAATCGCAAAGTGGGTCTCGTCATTTTTAACTTCCCACCGAATGCAGGGCATACCGGTACCGCCGCTTACCTCAACGTTTTTGAATCTTTGCACCAAACCATGTTGGGACTCAAAGCCGATGGTTACACACTGACCGTACCAGAAACTCCAGAAGCCTTACGTAAAGAAATTATTGAAGGCAACGCTCAGCAATATGGGGCCGAAGCCAATGTGCACACCATCATTAGCGCGGATGATCATGTCAAACGTGAGCGTTGGCTTGGCGAGATTGAAGCGCAGTGGGGACCGGCTCCCGGTAAGCAATGGAGTAATGGCTCGGGGATTTTTATTTTGGGTAAACAATACGGCAATGTCTTAGTGACCGTGCAACCGGGCTTTGGGTTTGAGGGTGATCCGATGCGCCTTCTCTTTGAAAAAGGCTTTGCGCCAACGCATGCGTTCTCTGCGTTTTATCGTTACTTGCGGGAAGACTTTGCGGCGAATGCGGTTCTGCATTTTGGCACCCACGGTGCGCTTGAGTTTATGCCGGGCAAGCAAGCAGGTATGAGTGGTTCGTGCTGGCCCGATCGCTTGATTAGCGATCTGCCCAACTTTTATCTCTATGCATCAAACAATCCTTCCGAAGGCGCACTGGCCAAACGCCGCGCAGGTGCCACACTCATTAGTTACCTCACACCACCGGTGACCCAGGCAGGGATTTATGCAGGACTTGCCGATCTCAAAACCTCGATTGAGCGCTGGCGAGGTCTCTCGCCCGAGCAACGTGGCGAAGAAGAGGATCATGACTTAGCGGCTCTCATTCAGGCGCAGGCAGCACAGATGGATTTGTGTCAGGCGGAACCGCTATGGGATGTGCAAAACGCCGACTTTACCCAACAGCATATTACTAAGCTCTATGAGCAGATTTTGGAATTAGAGTACACCTTAATCCCGCATGGCATGCATGTGGTTGGCTCCACCCCCAGTGAATCCGAGCGTGTCGATTTACTGAGTGCCATGGCAATTGGTTCGTTTAGTCAAACCTTACCCAATTCAGCGATTACGCAATTGGTGCAAGGCAAGCCCATTCAAACCATCGTGAATAAAAATAAAGATCTTCAAGAGCTCGCTCGGGAAGAAGCAATTGCGATCTTGGAGAAACTCCAACACTGGGATCAGCAGATCCAAGAAGAGACCGAGATCCCAAGTATTCTCAAAGCGCTTGATGGTCGCTTTATTCGTCCTGCACCCGGTGGCGATGTAATGCGTAACCCCGAGGTTCTCCCCTCAGGGCGCAATCTACACGGCTTTGATCCCTTCCGCATTCCAAGTGCCTTTGCAGTCAAAGATGGCGCCAAGCAAGCCCAGAAAATTTTGCAACGGCATATCGATGATGCCCAAGCCCTCCCTGAATCCATCGCCTTAGTGCTGTGGGGCAGCGACAACCTCAAATCCGAAGGTGGGCAAATTGGTCAGGCCTTAGCCCTCTTAGGAGCACTACCGCGCTTTGATGGTTATGGACGACTTGCGGGCGCTACCCTCATTCCACTCGCAGAACTCGGACGCCCACGTATTGATGTGGTCATTACTCTCTCAGGGATCTTTCGCGATCTGATGCCCTTACAAATTAAGCTCTTGGCTGAAGCAGCATATCTCGCAGCTGCTGCGGATGAGCCGATCGAACAAAACTTTGTTCGCAAACACGCGCTCGCTTATATGCAAGAACACGGCTGCGATCTTGAAACTGCATCACTGCGGGTCTATGGCAATGCCGATGGTACCTATGGGGCAAATGTGAACCACTTGGTGGAGCACAGCGTGTGGGAAGAGGACGATGAACTTGCCGAGACCTATATGCGCCGCAAGGGCTTTGCCTATGGCAAATCCGGTAAACCGGTTTGCAATAACGCACTTCTGAAGAGCGTCTTAGCCGATGTCAGCATGAGTTATCAGAACTTGGAGTCGATGGAACTCGGGGTGACTACCATCGATAACTACTTTGATACCTTAGGCGGTATTACCAAGGCCGTGAAACGCGCTAAGGGCGGTGAAGAGATCCCAGTGTATATCGGGGATCAAACCCAAGGCGAAGGGGTGGTGAGAACGCTCTCCGAGCAAGTGTCGCTCGAGACCCGCACGCGCATGCTCAATCCTAAGTGGTTTGAGGGGATGTTGAAACACGGCTACGAGGGTGTGCGGCAGATTGAGGTTCACATCACCAATACCATGGGTTGGTCCGCGACAACGGGGCAAGTGCAACCCTGGGTCTATAAGCAACTCACCCAGACGTTTATTCTGGATCCGAAGATGCGTGAGCGCTTAGCGCAACTCAATCCCACCGCGTCTGCCCGCATGGCCAATCGTCTCATGGAAGCATCCAATCGCAATTACTGGCAGCCTGATGATGAGATGCGCGCTGCGATGAAGCAAGCCAGCGAAGAACTCGAAGATCGCCTGGAAGGCGTCTTCGAAAATCCTGCCATGCAGCGCGCTGGGTAA
- a CDS encoding aldo/keto reductase: MSFQFQTRLGLGTWQMGEGARSEAQEIAAIASAIEMGYQLIDTAEMYGSGQAEILIGKALQRVGKSVRDHLQIVSKVLPSNASTKGTITACERSIQRMDCEYLDCYLLHWQGSYPYEATLEGFIKLQERGLIRSYGISNFDTPDLRDWLAAERNVGSSYQTVCNQVYYALNARGVEYDLIPLMQEKNIALMAYSPLGAGALMRHPKLIVLATEVGLTPAQVALAWILRQPHAVAIPKTIHPERLKENLAASKLVLDAAVLQALDQIFAPPIQKKPLMVI; this comes from the coding sequence ATGAGTTTTCAGTTTCAGACTCGCCTTGGACTGGGCACCTGGCAAATGGGTGAGGGCGCTCGCTCTGAAGCCCAAGAAATTGCCGCAATTGCATCAGCCATTGAGATGGGCTATCAACTCATTGATACTGCCGAGATGTATGGTTCCGGTCAAGCCGAAATCCTCATTGGCAAAGCCTTGCAACGCGTCGGTAAAAGCGTACGCGACCATCTCCAAATCGTGAGTAAGGTTTTGCCTAGCAATGCGAGTACCAAAGGCACCATCACCGCTTGCGAACGTTCGATCCAGCGCATGGACTGCGAGTATCTGGACTGCTATCTCTTGCATTGGCAAGGCTCTTATCCCTATGAGGCGACACTCGAGGGATTCATCAAACTTCAAGAGCGAGGCCTGATTCGTAGTTATGGCATCAGTAATTTTGATACGCCTGATCTACGTGATTGGCTCGCAGCGGAACGTAATGTGGGCAGTTCCTACCAAACCGTATGTAACCAAGTCTATTACGCCTTGAATGCCCGAGGGGTTGAATACGACCTCATTCCACTCATGCAGGAAAAGAATATTGCATTAATGGCCTATTCGCCCTTGGGTGCTGGAGCTCTGATGCGCCATCCCAAATTGATCGTACTGGCAACAGAAGTGGGTTTGACCCCAGCCCAAGTTGCGCTTGCGTGGATCTTGCGCCAACCCCATGCGGTGGCGATTCCGAAAACGATACACCCCGAACGCCTGAAAGAAAATTTAGCAGCTTCTAAATTGGTGCTCGATGCTGCTGTATTGCAAGCACTTGATCAAATTTTTGCCCCACCCATTCAGAAAAAACCGCTAATGGTAATTTAA
- a CDS encoding peptidylprolyl isomerase codes for MKQFIRLLCFVGLTSYSFLINAQNKSELAFVASVNSTPISQQLFDMALKNAIERGAKDSPELRQAIKEELINRELLVQEAKKEGLEKSPEFITQVDQFEQTLLLQLYIDQHFQKNPITDEQLKTEYERQKKLIGDTGGEVQYRFSQIVTAKESEAMLLMSRLQKGDSFAQLAREFSADAATKKEGGSVGWVNASQMNANVLQTLRLLNKNEFAKKPIQIGSAWVIVRLDDKRAMKIPTLEESKPQLRQAIVQQYLTETVRRLRQNAKIVM; via the coding sequence ATGAAACAATTCATACGCTTGCTTTGCTTTGTGGGCCTTACTAGCTATTCCTTTTTAATAAACGCTCAGAATAAGAGTGAATTAGCCTTTGTTGCTTCTGTTAATAGCACCCCGATTTCACAACAACTCTTTGACATGGCACTTAAAAATGCCATCGAACGGGGTGCTAAAGATTCGCCCGAACTGCGGCAAGCTATTAAGGAGGAGCTCATTAATCGCGAGCTCCTAGTCCAAGAAGCCAAGAAAGAGGGTCTTGAGAAATCCCCTGAATTCATTACACAGGTCGATCAATTTGAGCAAACTCTCTTATTGCAACTCTATATTGATCAACACTTTCAAAAAAATCCCATCACGGACGAGCAATTAAAAACTGAGTATGAGCGCCAAAAGAAATTAATTGGGGATACGGGGGGCGAAGTGCAGTACCGCTTTAGCCAGATTGTGACTGCTAAAGAGAGCGAAGCGATGCTACTCATGAGTCGCTTACAAAAGGGCGATTCCTTTGCCCAGTTGGCGCGCGAGTTCTCAGCCGATGCAGCCACAAAAAAAGAGGGGGGTAGTGTGGGGTGGGTTAATGCTTCGCAGATGAATGCGAATGTTTTACAAACTCTGCGCCTTCTCAATAAAAACGAGTTTGCCAAAAAGCCCATTCAGATTGGGAGCGCCTGGGTGATTGTGCGCTTGGATGATAAGCGTGCCATGAAGATCCCGACCCTTGAAGAATCCAAACCCCAATTGCGTCAAGCGATTGTGCAGCAGTATTTGACGGAGACCGTGCGGCGCTTGCGTCAAAACGCCAAAATTGTGATGTAA